CGGGCCCGTCGGGCTCGCGCTCGCGCTGGCGCTGGCGCAGCAGGACGTGCCCTCCGTCGTACTCGACGAAGGCGCAGGCAAGGACGAGCCGCGGCCCGCTCGCACCGTTGTGCTGCGCTCCGACACTGCGGCGATGGTGGAACGGCTCGGCTGCACCACCGTCCGTGACGAAGGAGCCCGCTGGACCGGCTGGCGCTCGATGCGCCGGCGCCAGGACGTACGGCAGCTCCCTCTCGGCGACGAGGCCGCCCCCGCGCCGCTGCACATCCCCCAGCACGCCCTTGCGCGCGGCCTGCGGGACGCCGCCGCCGGACAGAAACTCATCCGGGTCGCCACAGGAAGTCGCGTCGACTCGCTGGAGCAGGACGCGAGCGGCGTCAGCGTGCACACCCGTGGGCCCGCGGCGACATGGTGGCGCGGAAGCCACCTGGTCGGGTGCGACGGTGCGAGGTCGACGGTCCGCAAGCTCCTCGGCATCCGCTTTCCCGGGCGTACGGCCGTGGAACGGCATGCGGTCGCCGCCCTGCGCACCGAACTCCCCTGGCCCAACGAGGCGTTGCTACACCGTCAGCCGCCGTGGCGCACAGGCGGCGAGGAGGTCACCGCCCGGCCGCTGCGGGACAGCGTATGGCGGCTGGACTGGCTGCTGGCGCCCCGCGGCGAACTGGTCACGCCCGACTCCCTGGTGGCGCGCCTGCGCGACACCTTGGCGGGCTGGTGCGATCAGGCACCGGCGTACGAACTCCTCGACACCGGCGTCTACACCCTCCACCACCGGCTCGCGCGGCGCTGGCGGGTCGACCGGGCCTTCCTCGCGGGCGACGCGGCGCATCTGCTGGGGGCGCTCGGCACGCAGGGGCTCGACGAAGGGCTGCGGGACGCGGACAACCTGGCCTGGAAGCTGGCGCACTGCTGGCACCACGGCCCGTCCGAGCCGCTGCTCGACAGTTATCAGGCGGAGCGGCGGACGGCTGTGGCCTCGCGGCTGCGCGCCGCCGACCAGTCGCTGCCGATACTCCGCAGCAGCGGCGCGCTGCGTACGTACCTCCCGGGTGCCGCGCGCGGGCACGACATCCTGCTTGCTGACGGCCATCTGGGGTACGGCCCGCTGGGCGCGCCCCCCGTATACACGCACTCCCCCCTGGCGCCCGAACGCGCTCCTTCGCAGACCCTCGTCGGTACGGAGGCGGGCGCGCCCGTCGCGGATGTGCGGGTAACCGTGCCGGACGGGACGAGCGCGCGGCTGCGCGACCGGCTGGGGCAGGGGCAGCTGGTGGTGATTCTCGTCGCACCCGGAACGGGAGTGTGGGACCGGCGGCACTGGGTGAGCGCGGGCGTGATGCCGCGACTGGCCGCGGCGGTCAGTGCGCTGCCGGTGCGGGCGGAGCTGCTGGTCACGGAGGGCTACCCAGGGGCTTCGGCCCACACAGTGCTGCTGGTGCGGCCCGACGGGCACCTGGTCGCGTCGTTCGCGGGCGTGCGGCCCGCCGAGCTGTACTCAGCGGCGGACACGGCGCGCGGTGGCGCCCCCTCAACGGTGCGCAGTGACCGTACTGCGGACATCAATTGACCGTCGAACGCGCACATGGTGTACTCCGGAGCGTGACTGACACCGATGTGCGCCTGTGGCGGAGGGTCCATATGGACCTCGTCCGCTACGCGGGCTGCGTGTGTCGTCCGTCCTGCTGAATTCGCTTTTCCCGCGCGCTGTGACCCGCTGAGCCGGCGCGCTTTCCCGCGAACCTCCAGGACGGTTTCCGTGTCCCAGTCTGTCTCCGCTCCTTTTGACTCCCCACCGGTCGCCACCCGTGACTCGAGCGCGCCGACGGCCGCTGAGCTGCTCGATTTTGTACGGCGCTCCGCCGCCGACCAAGAGCTCATCGCCTCGCTCCCCCTCGACCCGGAAGGGCGTACCTGGGTACGGCTCGAAGGCCCGGGGGGCAGCGAGGCCTGGCTGATCGGCTGGCCCCC
This window of the Streptomyces sp. SLBN-118 genome carries:
- a CDS encoding putative leader peptide; its protein translation is MRLWRRVHMDLVRYAGCVCRPSC
- a CDS encoding FAD-dependent monooxygenase, which translates into the protein MDPVIIVGAGPVGLALALALAQQDVPSVVLDEGAGKDEPRPARTVVLRSDTAAMVERLGCTTVRDEGARWTGWRSMRRRQDVRQLPLGDEAAPAPLHIPQHALARGLRDAAAGQKLIRVATGSRVDSLEQDASGVSVHTRGPAATWWRGSHLVGCDGARSTVRKLLGIRFPGRTAVERHAVAALRTELPWPNEALLHRQPPWRTGGEEVTARPLRDSVWRLDWLLAPRGELVTPDSLVARLRDTLAGWCDQAPAYELLDTGVYTLHHRLARRWRVDRAFLAGDAAHLLGALGTQGLDEGLRDADNLAWKLAHCWHHGPSEPLLDSYQAERRTAVASRLRAADQSLPILRSSGALRTYLPGAARGHDILLADGHLGYGPLGAPPVYTHSPLAPERAPSQTLVGTEAGAPVADVRVTVPDGTSARLRDRLGQGQLVVILVAPGTGVWDRRHWVSAGVMPRLAAAVSALPVRAELLVTEGYPGASAHTVLLVRPDGHLVASFAGVRPAELYSAADTARGGAPSTVRSDRTADIN